The following proteins come from a genomic window of Streptomyces liliiviolaceus:
- a CDS encoding TetR/AcrR family transcriptional regulator — MRNRRGEGDRLRQEIVTAAVALLDETGDESAITLRSVARKVGIAAPSIYRHFADQPAIMLAVVRNAFAELDEQLRAAVDAADDSPRARLTALCEGYLEFAEAHPGRYRTMFGGFWMPDPDASSVTAEDLGALGEASMRRLGEALQECVAEGSSASADVATDVVALWLGLHGLAHQRAVAPSFPWPPNIAERLIGTLAHFTEG, encoded by the coding sequence GTGCGCAACCGCCGGGGGGAGGGGGACCGGCTGCGCCAGGAGATCGTGACGGCGGCGGTCGCCCTGCTCGACGAGACCGGCGACGAGAGCGCCATCACCCTGCGCTCCGTGGCCCGCAAGGTCGGTATCGCCGCCCCCTCGATCTACCGGCACTTCGCCGATCAGCCCGCCATCATGCTGGCCGTGGTGCGCAACGCCTTCGCCGAGCTGGACGAGCAGTTGCGCGCGGCCGTGGACGCGGCCGACGACTCGCCCCGCGCGCGGCTCACGGCCCTGTGCGAGGGCTATCTGGAGTTCGCCGAGGCCCACCCGGGGCGCTATCGCACGATGTTCGGCGGGTTCTGGATGCCCGATCCGGACGCGAGTTCCGTGACGGCGGAGGACCTCGGCGCGCTCGGCGAGGCGAGCATGCGGCGACTCGGCGAGGCCCTCCAGGAGTGCGTCGCGGAGGGCTCCTCGGCCAGCGCCGACGTGGCGACCGACGTGGTCGCACTCTGGCTCGGCCTGCACGGACTGGCCCACCAACGGGCGGTCGCCCCGTCGTTCCCCTGGCCCCCGAACATCGCGGAACGACTCATCGGCACGCTCGCGCATTTCACGGAGGGGTAG
- a CDS encoding medium chain dehydrogenase/reductase family protein: MTNTAAHASATSTTPVVSATEVVLPGLVEPDGLELRSRELPAPAKGQVVLRMDATGVSFAEQQMRRGKYYDQPSFPFVPGYDVVGTVTAAGPDVDTALVGRRFAAVTKIGAWASHLLVDAVDLMPVPDEVDAADAETVVVNGITAWQMLHRIAKVRTGGTIVVLGANGGVGSTLVQLARHAGITVIGTASARHHATVRELGATPVDYRDPDMYARIRELAPAGVDAVFDHVGGAGGEQSWQLLRKGGTLVSYGTAATKDDEGNSQVPVLKLFARLAAWNSLPNGRSAHFYNFWAGKRRCRASWQQRMTEDLTQVLRLVADDVLTPQIAARIPLSDTAAALTLAESRTVAGKIVIVPAAAPAPAPEA, from the coding sequence ATGACCAACACCGCCGCCCACGCATCCGCCACCTCCACCACTCCCGTCGTCTCCGCGACCGAGGTCGTCCTGCCCGGTCTGGTCGAGCCGGACGGCCTGGAACTCCGGAGCCGCGAGCTCCCGGCGCCGGCCAAGGGCCAGGTCGTCCTGCGGATGGACGCGACGGGCGTGTCGTTCGCCGAGCAGCAGATGCGGCGCGGCAAGTACTACGACCAGCCGTCGTTCCCCTTCGTGCCCGGCTACGACGTGGTCGGCACGGTGACGGCGGCCGGCCCGGACGTGGACACCGCGCTCGTCGGCCGCCGGTTCGCCGCGGTCACCAAGATCGGCGCCTGGGCCAGCCACCTCCTGGTCGACGCCGTGGACCTGATGCCCGTACCGGACGAGGTGGACGCGGCCGACGCGGAGACCGTCGTCGTCAACGGCATCACGGCCTGGCAGATGCTGCACCGCATCGCCAAGGTCCGTACCGGCGGCACGATCGTGGTCCTGGGCGCCAACGGCGGCGTCGGCTCCACGCTCGTCCAACTGGCCCGTCACGCCGGGATCACCGTCATCGGCACGGCGTCCGCCCGCCACCACGCGACCGTACGGGAACTGGGCGCGACTCCGGTCGACTACCGCGACCCCGACATGTACGCCCGGATCCGCGAACTCGCCCCGGCCGGCGTGGACGCGGTGTTCGACCACGTCGGCGGCGCCGGGGGGGAGCAGTCGTGGCAGCTGCTGCGCAAGGGCGGCACGCTGGTCTCGTACGGCACCGCCGCCACGAAGGACGACGAGGGCAACTCCCAGGTACCGGTACTGAAGCTGTTCGCGCGCCTCGCCGCGTGGAACTCCCTGCCCAACGGCAGGAGCGCGCACTTCTACAACTTCTGGGCCGGCAAGCGCCGTTGCCGGGCCTCCTGGCAGCAGCGGATGACCGAGGACCTGACCCAGGTGCTGCGCCTGGTCGCCGACGACGTCCTCACCCCGCAGATCGCCGCGCGGATCCCGCTGTCGGACACCGCCGCGGCCCTGACGCTCGCCGAGTCCCGCACGGTCGCCGGAAAGATCGTCATCGTCCCCGCTGCCGCCCCCGCCCCCGCCCCGGAGGCGTGA